Proteins co-encoded in one Streptomyces sp. NBC_01237 genomic window:
- a CDS encoding cobalamin-independent methionine synthase II family protein, with the protein MSIPTELIGSIPRPSDLLSALTAHARGRLGDGDLAKQQEQAVAETLARLEQSGSPVLGDGEQAKPSFATYPVAGLDSLSPDGVVIPFADGHTRQLPCITEGPFRYQVRAESYLREAQRLTDRPLKQAVIAPSALSLLYPATPIDGYTRDEFLRDLADEAEADIRGCLDAGAHAVQLDFTEGRLSLKLDPSGALLDDFIAFNNEVLGRFSDTDRARIGVHTCPGGDQDSTHSLDVDYAGLLPKLFQLKAGNFYLQLASEADPERVLGVIRDHLPAGARVFVGVTDPIDPRVETPEEVRDRVLQAARHIPLEQLGTCDDCGFAPFADDASTSRDLAFAKIDARVRGTALAAEALGL; encoded by the coding sequence ATGAGCATCCCCACCGAGCTGATCGGTAGCATCCCGCGCCCCTCGGACCTTCTGTCCGCCCTCACCGCGCACGCGCGAGGACGGCTGGGCGACGGCGACCTGGCCAAGCAACAGGAGCAGGCCGTCGCGGAGACCCTGGCCCGGCTGGAACAGTCGGGGAGCCCCGTCCTTGGGGACGGGGAGCAGGCCAAGCCCAGTTTCGCCACCTACCCCGTCGCCGGTCTGGACAGCCTGTCGCCGGACGGAGTCGTCATCCCGTTCGCCGACGGGCACACCCGACAGCTGCCCTGCATCACCGAAGGGCCCTTCCGCTACCAGGTGCGGGCGGAGTCCTATCTGCGCGAGGCGCAGCGGCTCACCGACCGGCCGCTCAAGCAGGCCGTCATCGCCCCCTCCGCGCTCAGCCTGCTCTACCCGGCCACGCCCATCGACGGATACACCCGGGACGAGTTCCTGCGCGATCTCGCCGACGAGGCCGAGGCCGACATCCGCGGCTGCCTGGACGCCGGGGCCCATGCGGTCCAGCTGGACTTCACCGAAGGGCGGCTGTCGCTGAAGCTGGATCCCAGCGGTGCTCTCCTGGACGACTTCATCGCGTTCAACAACGAGGTCCTCGGCCGGTTCAGCGACACCGACCGTGCCCGTATCGGGGTGCACACCTGCCCCGGCGGGGACCAGGACTCCACCCACAGCCTCGATGTCGACTACGCCGGTCTGCTGCCCAAGCTCTTCCAGCTCAAGGCGGGCAACTTCTACCTCCAGCTGGCGAGCGAGGCCGACCCGGAGCGGGTGCTGGGCGTCATCCGGGACCACCTCCCCGCAGGGGCAAGGGTGTTCGTCGGTGTGACGGATCCGATCGACCCGCGGGTGGAGACACCGGAAGAGGTACGTGACCGGGTGCTCCAGGCCGCTCGCCACATTCCGCTGGAGCAGCTGGGCACCTGTGACGACTGCGGCTTCGCGCCGTTCGCGGACGACGCCTCCACCTCACGCGACCTCGCCTTCGCGAAGATCGACGCGCGGGTCCGGGGCACCGCCCTGGCCGCCGAGGCCCTCGGCCTCTGA
- a CDS encoding dihydrofolate reductase family protein, translated as MRTLISTAFVSLDGVVEAPGGEPGYRNSGWTFKDVEFLPEAFGIKGREQKEATAILMGRVSYEAFSPVWPDMEDFADYKEMPKYVVSSTLAEDGLVKNWGEITVLRSLDDVAALKETEGGPIIVHGSATLNRSLADAGLIDRYHLLVFPLLLGAGKRLFSDTDKDAQKLKLVEHEAYPNGIQKNVFDVVR; from the coding sequence ATGCGCACTCTGATCAGCACCGCCTTCGTCTCCCTCGACGGTGTCGTGGAGGCCCCTGGCGGCGAGCCCGGCTACCGGAACTCCGGGTGGACCTTCAAGGACGTGGAGTTCCTCCCCGAGGCGTTCGGGATCAAGGGCCGGGAGCAGAAGGAAGCCACCGCGATACTGATGGGCCGGGTCAGCTACGAGGCGTTCAGCCCGGTGTGGCCGGACATGGAGGACTTCGCCGACTACAAGGAGATGCCGAAGTACGTCGTCTCCTCCACCCTCGCCGAGGACGGCCTGGTGAAGAACTGGGGCGAGATCACGGTCCTGCGCTCGCTCGACGACGTCGCCGCGCTCAAGGAGACCGAGGGCGGCCCGATCATCGTCCACGGCAGCGCCACCCTGAACCGGAGCCTCGCGGACGCCGGTCTGATCGACCGCTACCACCTGCTCGTCTTCCCGTTGCTGCTCGGCGCGGGCAAGCGGCTGTTCAGCGACACGGACAAGGACGCCCAGAAGCTGAAGCTCGTCGAGCACGAGGCCTACCCCAACGGCATTCAGAAGAACGTCTTCGACGTCGTCCGCTGA
- a CDS encoding DUF4287 domain-containing protein, translated as MSFQAYLDTIEDKTGLTPREFITLAHERGFDDPSTKAGTILEWLKEDYNLGRGHGMALVHVFKKGPKIDAKHVGTDGTHRDETDTLWLDGKKTRPKA; from the coding sequence ATGTCGTTTCAGGCGTATCTGGACACGATCGAGGACAAGACCGGACTGACTCCGCGCGAGTTCATCACGCTCGCGCACGAGCGCGGCTTCGATGACCCCTCCACCAAGGCCGGAACGATCCTGGAGTGGCTCAAGGAGGACTACAACCTGGGCCGCGGACACGGGATGGCGCTGGTGCACGTCTTCAAGAAGGGCCCGAAGATCGACGCGAAGCACGTCGGTACGGACGGCACACACCGGGACGAGACCGACACGCTCTGGCTGGACGGCAAGAAGACCCGTCCCAAGGCCTGA
- a CDS encoding MFS transporter, translating into MPGQTSKPLSPERAHRRAVTATVVGNFVESFDWLGYGLFAHLFAARFFPSSNPVTSLIGAFAVLGIGVLVRPLGGILLGRLADRRGRRPALMLAISLMTAGSVLIGITPTYDQIGFLAPAVLILARIAQGISSGGEWPAAAAYLMEVAPQRRKSLYGSLFSLTTVAGAFTASLLGGGLTAVLGSEAMASWGWRVPFLVGGLFGAVLMIMRRQLAETEVFRREAGERPARGSLRQVLVTYRRQVLRSVLFIAGMAVVGGTWTSVVPSMGQKLAPGLMFWVVVCATAILMIVNVPIGLLADKVGARRFLLSASVAFAVAGSYTFLTIEGTFTSLLFTYLSGTVYLTCVTTTLPGILCELFPTENRALGLGLPNAVTSAVLGGIAPALATYLGERGASGWFVAGVMAMVLLAWPAVLIRSPAPAPTSKPSGFSLVG; encoded by the coding sequence ATGCCCGGTCAGACATCCAAGCCGCTCTCCCCGGAGCGCGCCCACCGCCGAGCGGTCACCGCGACCGTCGTCGGCAACTTCGTCGAATCCTTCGACTGGCTCGGATACGGGCTCTTCGCCCATCTCTTCGCAGCCCGCTTCTTCCCGTCCTCCAACCCGGTCACCTCCCTGATCGGCGCGTTCGCCGTACTCGGCATCGGTGTCCTGGTCCGTCCGCTGGGCGGCATCCTGCTGGGCCGCCTCGCCGACCGGCGCGGACGACGCCCCGCCCTGATGCTCGCCATCAGCCTGATGACCGCCGGTTCCGTGCTGATCGGCATCACCCCCACCTACGACCAGATCGGGTTCCTCGCCCCGGCGGTCCTGATCCTGGCCCGTATCGCCCAGGGCATCTCCTCGGGCGGAGAGTGGCCGGCCGCCGCCGCCTATCTCATGGAGGTGGCGCCCCAGCGCCGCAAGTCCCTGTACGGCAGTCTCTTCTCGCTCACCACCGTCGCGGGCGCGTTCACCGCCTCCCTCCTCGGCGGCGGCCTCACGGCGGTGCTCGGCTCCGAGGCCATGGCCTCGTGGGGCTGGCGCGTCCCCTTCCTCGTCGGCGGACTCTTCGGCGCGGTGCTGATGATCATGCGTCGTCAGCTCGCCGAGACCGAGGTCTTCCGGCGCGAGGCCGGCGAGCGTCCGGCCCGCGGTTCCCTGCGCCAGGTCCTCGTGACGTACCGCCGTCAGGTCCTGAGGTCCGTGCTGTTCATCGCGGGCATGGCGGTGGTGGGCGGAACGTGGACCTCCGTGGTGCCGTCCATGGGGCAGAAACTCGCCCCGGGGCTGATGTTCTGGGTCGTCGTCTGCGCCACGGCGATCCTCATGATCGTCAACGTTCCGATCGGCCTTCTCGCCGACAAGGTGGGTGCCCGGCGCTTCCTGCTGTCGGCGAGCGTCGCCTTCGCCGTCGCCGGTTCCTACACCTTCCTGACCATCGAGGGCACCTTCACCAGCCTGCTGTTCACCTATCTCAGCGGCACGGTCTACCTGACCTGCGTCACGACGACCCTTCCCGGCATTCTCTGCGAGCTCTTCCCCACGGAGAACCGTGCGCTGGGGCTGGGTCTGCCCAACGCCGTCACCTCGGCCGTCCTCGGCGGCATCGCACCGGCACTCGCCACCTACCTCGGTGAGCGCGGTGCTTCCGGCTGGTTCGTCGCCGGAGTGATGGCCATGGTCCTGCTCGCGTGGCCCGCGGTCCTCATCCGCTCGCCCGCCCCCGCACCCACCTCCAAACCCTCCGGCTTCAGCCTGGTCGGATGA
- a CDS encoding carboxymuconolactone decarboxylase family protein, with the protein MPHIALTNGLPGIRGLMTERPDTAAPLNALADALLRGPSPLSRGERELIASYVSELNGTRFCADTHGAAAAAQLAGGADLVKAVHHHVDTAPLSPLLRALLRIAAEVRDAARPVPDDVVAAARAEGATDAHLHDTVLIASAFCMYNRYVSGLDTELPGEPGYYEESGRRITAHGYAPII; encoded by the coding sequence GTGCCGCACATAGCGCTCACCAACGGCCTTCCCGGCATCAGAGGCCTGATGACCGAACGCCCCGACACCGCCGCCCCGCTCAACGCGCTCGCCGACGCCCTCCTGCGCGGACCGTCGCCGCTGAGCCGCGGGGAACGCGAACTCATCGCCTCGTACGTCTCGGAACTCAACGGGACCCGCTTCTGCGCCGACACCCACGGCGCCGCCGCGGCGGCCCAACTGGCAGGCGGAGCCGACCTGGTCAAGGCCGTCCACCACCACGTGGACACGGCGCCGCTGTCCCCGCTGCTGCGGGCCCTGCTGCGGATCGCCGCGGAGGTCCGCGACGCGGCCCGCCCCGTCCCGGACGACGTGGTGGCCGCGGCCCGCGCCGAGGGCGCCACGGACGCGCATCTGCACGACACCGTCCTGATCGCCTCGGCGTTCTGCATGTACAACCGCTACGTCAGCGGCCTCGACACCGAGCTGCCGGGCGAACCGGGTTACTACGAGGAGTCGGGCCGGCGGATCACCGCCCACGGCTACGCCCCCATCATCTGA
- a CDS encoding enediyne antibiotic chromoprotein, protein MTVKNKLGLITRVGATAALAIGLGVAATPSALAAAPVVTVTPASGLADGTTVTLSATGLTPGTVYHAGQCAFVEPGVYGCNAGTASDITADAQGKISTQIVVRSTFQAVVGSATEPWGSVNCKVTACQIGLGTGSGEGGGQVITFA, encoded by the coding sequence GTGACCGTCAAGAACAAGCTCGGCCTCATCACCCGCGTCGGCGCCACCGCAGCTCTGGCCATAGGTCTTGGGGTCGCCGCGACCCCGAGCGCGCTGGCGGCCGCACCGGTCGTCACGGTGACTCCGGCCTCCGGACTCGCCGACGGGACGACGGTGACGCTCTCCGCGACCGGCCTGACGCCCGGAACCGTCTACCACGCGGGGCAGTGCGCCTTCGTCGAGCCGGGCGTGTACGGCTGCAATGCCGGCACCGCCTCGGACATCACCGCCGACGCCCAGGGCAAGATCAGCACGCAGATCGTCGTGCGTTCGACCTTCCAGGCAGTGGTGGGCTCCGCCACCGAGCCGTGGGGCAGCGTGAACTGTAAGGTCACCGCCTGCCAGATCGGCCTGGGCACCGGCTCGGGCGAGGGCGGCGGTCAGGTGATCACCTTCGCCTGA
- a CDS encoding MFS transporter translates to MTVGSAPKAGRKEWIGLGILALPTLLVALDVFVLLLALPHLSADLGADSTQQLWIMDIYGFMVAGFLVTMGTLGDRIGRRKLLLIGAAAFGAASLAAAFATSPGMLIAARVLLGIAGASLTPSTLSLITTMFQDAKQRTVAISLWASCFTLGAIIGPLLGGVMLEYFWWGSLFLIGVPVMVLLLIVGPRVLPEFKNGEAGGIDFPSVLLNVGATIPVIYGIKELARNGWEALPVVTLVVGLVLGVLFVQRQRRLSSPLLDVSLFAHSRFTAALLALLAYSIIGGTVMLFMTQYFQSAQRMSPFEAGLGLLPGMAAATVSFGVCPIIARKVRPAYVIGAGIAGVVAVLLTFSQLNPESGTAVLIVGFAVFSFCGAPIVALGTNMVVGTVPSEKAGSAGALSQMSNEFGAALGVATLGTLGLAVYRSDIADSVPEGVPAGAAEATRDSVAGASAAADSLPEQVGNALMDAARVAFTGGLHTVATVSAILIGIAGVFFVVLLRHVPPVGAEAPEEAEAQAPEESGEKAAASADAPVDPAGTTGTPGTTEKSLSV, encoded by the coding sequence ATGACTGTAGGCAGTGCTCCCAAGGCAGGGCGGAAGGAGTGGATCGGGCTGGGTATCCTCGCCCTCCCCACCCTTCTTGTGGCCCTCGACGTGTTCGTACTCCTTCTGGCACTGCCGCATCTGAGCGCGGATCTCGGTGCCGATTCCACCCAGCAGCTGTGGATCATGGACATCTACGGCTTCATGGTCGCCGGATTCCTCGTCACGATGGGAACGCTCGGTGACCGCATCGGCCGTCGCAAGCTGCTGCTGATCGGTGCCGCCGCCTTCGGCGCGGCCTCGCTGGCCGCCGCGTTCGCCACCAGCCCCGGCATGCTGATCGCCGCCCGTGTCCTGCTCGGCATCGCCGGTGCGAGCCTGACACCGTCCACGCTCTCCCTCATCACCACGATGTTCCAGGACGCCAAGCAGCGCACGGTCGCCATCAGCCTCTGGGCCAGCTGCTTCACCCTGGGCGCCATCATCGGCCCGCTGCTCGGCGGCGTCATGCTGGAGTACTTCTGGTGGGGCTCGCTCTTCCTCATCGGCGTACCGGTGATGGTCCTGCTCCTGATCGTGGGACCGCGCGTCCTGCCGGAGTTCAAGAACGGCGAGGCGGGCGGGATCGACTTCCCGAGCGTCCTGCTGAACGTCGGCGCCACCATTCCGGTCATCTACGGAATCAAGGAGCTCGCCCGCAACGGCTGGGAGGCCCTCCCCGTCGTCACCCTCGTCGTCGGACTGGTGCTGGGTGTGCTGTTCGTGCAGCGCCAGCGCCGTCTGTCCAGCCCGCTGCTGGACGTGAGCCTGTTCGCGCACAGCCGCTTCACCGCCGCGCTGCTGGCCCTGCTCGCCTACAGCATCATCGGCGGCACGGTCATGCTGTTCATGACCCAGTACTTCCAGTCGGCGCAGCGGATGTCGCCGTTCGAGGCGGGTCTCGGGCTGTTGCCCGGCATGGCCGCGGCCACCGTCTCCTTCGGGGTGTGCCCGATCATCGCCCGCAAGGTGCGTCCCGCGTACGTCATCGGCGCGGGGATCGCCGGTGTGGTCGCCGTGCTGCTGACCTTCTCCCAGCTCAACCCGGAGTCGGGCACGGCCGTTCTGATCGTGGGCTTCGCCGTGTTCTCCTTCTGCGGCGCTCCGATCGTGGCGCTGGGGACCAACATGGTGGTCGGAACCGTTCCGTCGGAGAAGGCCGGTTCGGCCGGTGCCCTGTCGCAGATGAGCAATGAGTTCGGTGCGGCGCTGGGGGTGGCGACCCTGGGAACCCTGGGCCTCGCCGTCTACCGTTCCGACATCGCCGACTCCGTGCCCGAGGGCGTGCCCGCCGGAGCCGCGGAGGCCACCCGGGACAGTGTCGCCGGGGCGTCGGCCGCCGCGGACAGTCTGCCCGAGCAGGTGGGCAACGCACTGATGGACGCCGCCCGGGTCGCCTTCACCGGGGGCCTGCACACCGTCGCCACGGTCAGCGCCATTCTGATCGGGATCGCCGGCGTGTTCTTCGTCGTCCTGCTGCGCCATGTACCGCCGGTCGGTGCCGAGGCGCCGGAGGAGGCGGAGGCGCAGGCCCCGGAGGAGTCCGGGGAGAAGGCCGCGGCGTCCGCCGACGCTCCGGTGGACCCCGCCGGTACGACGGGCACCCCGGGCACGACGGAGAAGTCGCTGTCGGTGTGA
- a CDS encoding FAD-dependent oxidoreductase, with product MSTADVRDDDALAEPGTPHYEEAARVFNLAAPAHPAAAVTARGPAEVRAAVLAATRRGLTVRVHTSGHAAGAVRPLDGSALIRTAPAGEVEIDTATRTARIPAGARWGDVVRAAAPHGLGAAHGSAADVGVIGYLLGGGVSFYGRRTGLAANTVRAIELVTADGGCVRADATTEPELFWALRGGGGGFGVVTAVEVALFPVAKVVTGATYWSAADAGPLLAAWRAWTKDAPREATTSLRLMNLPPVPGVPPQLAAGPVLCVDGAVLAPTAHDVPAAQRHADELLGTLREIAPALLDTWALTGPAGVLDAHMDPADPVPFIGDHFLLRELGDDGAEAFLGAVGADSGSPLAVATLRQLGGAFAEEDPAGGVLNQVDAAYAYMGSGPPFGPVTVEALEKHCATVRAALAPWDTGRTVPSLVEGFTRPQRHLTEDRAAAVARIRRWYDPRGVFADDVSAGAAAL from the coding sequence ATGAGTACGGCCGATGTGCGCGACGACGACGCCCTCGCCGAACCGGGCACCCCCCACTACGAGGAGGCCGCCCGGGTCTTCAACCTCGCCGCCCCCGCCCACCCGGCCGCCGCCGTCACCGCACGCGGGCCGGCCGAGGTCCGGGCCGCGGTGCTCGCGGCCACCCGCCGGGGCCTCACCGTCCGGGTGCACACCTCCGGGCACGCCGCCGGGGCCGTACGCCCGCTCGACGGCTCCGCGCTGATCCGCACCGCCCCGGCGGGCGAGGTGGAGATCGACACGGCCACGCGCACCGCCAGGATTCCGGCGGGCGCCCGCTGGGGCGATGTCGTCAGGGCGGCGGCGCCGCACGGACTCGGCGCGGCACACGGATCCGCGGCCGATGTCGGGGTGATCGGATACCTGCTCGGCGGCGGCGTCAGCTTCTACGGCCGCCGCACCGGACTGGCCGCGAACACGGTGCGGGCGATCGAACTCGTCACCGCCGACGGCGGATGCGTCCGCGCGGACGCCACGACCGAACCCGAACTGTTCTGGGCCCTGCGCGGCGGAGGCGGCGGCTTCGGCGTCGTCACCGCCGTGGAGGTCGCCCTCTTCCCGGTGGCGAAGGTCGTCACCGGCGCGACGTACTGGTCGGCGGCCGACGCCGGACCGCTGCTGGCGGCCTGGCGCGCCTGGACGAAGGACGCGCCGCGGGAGGCCACCACCTCACTGCGCCTGATGAACCTGCCCCCGGTCCCCGGCGTCCCGCCGCAGCTCGCCGCCGGACCCGTGCTCTGCGTGGACGGAGCCGTCCTGGCGCCGACGGCGCACGACGTCCCCGCGGCCCAGCGGCACGCGGACGAACTCCTGGGAACGCTGCGGGAGATCGCGCCCGCCCTGCTCGACACCTGGGCGCTCACCGGACCGGCCGGGGTGCTCGACGCACACATGGACCCGGCCGACCCGGTCCCCTTCATCGGCGACCACTTCCTGCTGCGGGAGCTCGGTGACGACGGCGCCGAGGCGTTCCTGGGCGCCGTGGGGGCGGACTCCGGCTCACCACTGGCCGTCGCCACACTCCGCCAGCTCGGCGGCGCGTTCGCCGAGGAGGACCCGGCGGGCGGCGTCCTGAACCAGGTGGACGCGGCGTACGCCTACATGGGATCGGGCCCCCCGTTCGGCCCGGTGACCGTGGAGGCCCTGGAGAAGCACTGCGCGACGGTGCGCGCGGCCCTCGCGCCCTGGGACACCGGCCGTACCGTGCCCTCCCTCGTGGAGGGATTCACCCGGCCGCAACGCCACCTCACCGAGGACCGGGCGGCGGCCGTCGCCCGGATCCGCCGCTGGTACGACCCGCGCGGCGTCTTCGCGGACGACGTCTCCGCCGGAGCGGCCGCTCTCTGA
- a CDS encoding class I SAM-dependent methyltransferase yields the protein MNFSTAHAAAGLVDAFADAAPEVREAKFRALVDGLWHQGELSPAALAAVPSLVAALERSDHDSRGHLAILLGLLAEAEYPAAGPVTEEIRAHLGLYLDLVRTDGIGTPLTLALLYLLAHFPADRDTILTATLDLGLEPEDLSRLHRGLSELDPERPDLGRVWPSPSAWTLNEDERAFDASWIKALSGEQIRAAWENDTRTVLGCIGARAYWAVRNGDPQDAPAATVPDRAHASAPPADTSLFAPHTGALRCPACRGTLEPAEDLLNCTGCPARYPAANGILDLTAPATGDGAVDDFLEKLSQVPSMGLFYEAVARPSFLRVSGSNWGGQVTPADEDHYLATHIQPVDGPVVDLAAGAGRWTTVIAETVGADRLVAVDSSLPMLNVLRGRLPDVPSVLAGASDLPFADASVGAVVCWNALQAFYHEAEAAITEVGRILRPGGTFTVLTFRRSEDPVYSYFQSAHRFPQHDGGLQLFDPEDLGRWLAAAGLTVREESGPGTFVFLTAVRDDQEETRS from the coding sequence ATGAACTTCTCCACCGCTCACGCCGCCGCCGGCCTTGTCGACGCCTTCGCCGACGCGGCCCCGGAGGTCCGCGAGGCAAAGTTCCGCGCCCTGGTGGACGGCCTCTGGCACCAGGGCGAACTCTCGCCCGCCGCGCTCGCGGCCGTGCCGTCGCTGGTGGCCGCGCTCGAACGGTCCGACCACGACAGCCGGGGCCACCTGGCGATCCTGCTCGGACTGCTCGCCGAGGCCGAGTACCCGGCGGCCGGACCGGTCACCGAGGAGATCCGCGCCCACCTCGGCCTCTACCTCGACCTGGTGCGCACCGACGGCATCGGCACGCCGCTCACCCTCGCGCTGCTCTATCTCCTCGCACACTTCCCGGCCGACCGGGACACGATCCTCACCGCCACCCTGGACCTCGGTCTGGAGCCCGAGGACCTGTCACGGCTGCACCGCGGGCTGAGCGAACTCGACCCCGAGCGGCCCGACCTCGGCCGGGTGTGGCCCTCCCCGTCGGCCTGGACCCTCAACGAGGACGAGCGGGCCTTCGACGCGAGCTGGATCAAGGCGCTCAGCGGCGAGCAGATCCGGGCGGCCTGGGAGAACGACACCCGGACGGTGCTCGGCTGCATCGGCGCCCGCGCCTACTGGGCGGTCCGCAACGGCGACCCGCAGGACGCCCCCGCGGCCACCGTGCCCGACCGGGCCCACGCCAGCGCGCCGCCCGCCGACACCTCCCTCTTCGCACCGCACACCGGCGCCCTGCGCTGCCCGGCCTGCCGCGGCACCCTGGAGCCCGCCGAGGACCTCCTGAACTGCACCGGCTGCCCGGCCCGTTACCCCGCCGCGAACGGCATCCTCGACCTGACCGCGCCCGCCACCGGGGACGGTGCCGTCGACGACTTCCTGGAGAAGCTCTCCCAGGTGCCCAGCATGGGGCTGTTCTACGAAGCGGTGGCCCGGCCCTCCTTCCTGCGCGTCTCCGGCTCCAACTGGGGCGGCCAGGTGACCCCGGCCGACGAGGACCACTACCTCGCCACCCACATACAGCCGGTCGACGGCCCGGTGGTCGACCTCGCCGCCGGAGCCGGACGCTGGACCACCGTCATCGCCGAGACCGTCGGTGCCGACCGGCTGGTCGCCGTCGACAGCTCACTGCCCATGCTCAACGTGCTGCGCGGCCGGCTTCCCGACGTCCCCTCGGTACTGGCCGGCGCCTCCGACCTGCCCTTCGCGGACGCGTCGGTCGGCGCGGTCGTCTGCTGGAACGCCCTCCAGGCCTTCTACCACGAGGCCGAGGCGGCGATCACCGAGGTCGGCCGGATCCTGCGGCCCGGCGGCACCTTCACGGTGCTGACGTTCCGTCGCTCCGAGGACCCGGTCTACAGCTACTTCCAGTCGGCCCACAGGTTCCCCCAGCACGACGGAGGACTCCAGCTGTTCGACCCCGAGGACCTCGGCCGCTGGCTGGCCGCGGCGGGCCTGACCGTGCGCGAGGAGAGCGGACCGGGGACGTTCGTCTTTCTGACCGCCGTCCGCGACGACCAGGAGGAGACCCGTTCATGA
- a CDS encoding epoxide hydrolase family protein, whose product MRPFRIDIPQEQIDDLHARLGATRWPDELPGAGWDRGVPLEYLKGLAEYWRTSFDWRAAEAELNRYPQFIEEIDGAPVHFLHVVSPEPDATPLLLTHGWPGSVAEFLDVIGPLSDPRAHGGDPADAFHLVIPSIPGYGFSSPLPEKGWDTARIARAWAELMARLGYDHYIAQGGDAGAVISLELGRTDPDHVLGVHVNMLMTFPSGDPAEFEGLTERDQARLGKLSRFDAELSGYMKLQQTRPQTLAYALTDSPVGQLAWIAEKFLDWTGAEQLPEEAVDRDRLLTIVSIYWLTATAGSSAQYYYEGAEAVRAAAGGAVPPPLTVPVGVAVFPDDIFVPIRRFADRDIPTLVHWTEFEHGGHFAALEKPAELAGDVRTFARSVVPAAAVV is encoded by the coding sequence ATGCGTCCCTTCCGTATCGACATCCCGCAGGAACAGATCGACGACCTGCACGCCCGCCTCGGGGCCACCCGCTGGCCGGACGAGCTGCCCGGCGCCGGCTGGGACCGCGGGGTGCCGCTGGAGTATCTGAAGGGGCTCGCGGAGTACTGGCGCACCTCTTTCGACTGGCGCGCCGCCGAGGCCGAGCTGAACAGGTATCCGCAGTTCATCGAGGAGATCGACGGTGCCCCGGTGCACTTCCTCCATGTCGTCTCGCCGGAGCCGGACGCGACCCCGCTGCTCCTCACCCACGGCTGGCCCGGTTCGGTCGCCGAGTTCCTGGACGTGATCGGCCCGCTCTCCGATCCGCGTGCGCACGGCGGTGACCCGGCGGACGCCTTCCACCTCGTCATCCCGTCCATACCGGGGTACGGGTTCTCCAGCCCCCTGCCGGAGAAGGGCTGGGACACCGCCCGCATCGCCCGTGCCTGGGCGGAGCTGATGGCACGGCTCGGATACGATCACTACATCGCTCAGGGCGGTGACGCCGGTGCGGTGATCTCGCTGGAGCTCGGCCGTACCGACCCCGATCACGTGCTCGGAGTGCACGTGAACATGCTGATGACGTTCCCCTCCGGTGACCCCGCGGAGTTCGAGGGCCTGACCGAGCGGGACCAGGCCCGGCTGGGCAAGCTCTCCCGCTTCGACGCCGAGCTGTCGGGCTACATGAAGCTCCAGCAGACCCGCCCGCAGACGCTGGCGTACGCGCTGACCGACTCTCCGGTGGGCCAGCTCGCCTGGATCGCGGAGAAGTTCCTGGACTGGACCGGGGCCGAGCAGCTGCCGGAGGAGGCGGTCGACCGCGACCGGCTGCTGACGATCGTGTCGATCTACTGGCTGACGGCGACCGCCGGTTCGTCCGCCCAGTACTACTACGAGGGTGCGGAAGCGGTGCGGGCCGCGGCCGGCGGGGCGGTGCCGCCGCCGCTCACCGTGCCGGTGGGCGTGGCCGTCTTCCCCGACGACATCTTCGTACCGATCCGCCGTTTCGCCGACCGGGACATCCCCACCCTCGTCCACTGGACGGAGTTCGAGCACGGCGGTCACTTCGCGGCGCTGGAGAAGCCGGCCGAGCTGGCGGGGGATGTCCGGACGTTCGCCCGTTCCGTGGTCCCGGCCGCCGCCGTCGTCTGA